The following proteins are encoded in a genomic region of Deinococcus sp. HSC-46F16:
- a CDS encoding HesA/MoeB/ThiF family protein, with amino-acid sequence MTPDPLTREELRRYSRPLLVPEWLEAGAQERLKAARVLVVGAGGLGGPVLLHLAGSGVGRLVVSDGDTVDLSNLHRQTHFCSHDLGRPKAQAAAERLQALNSWVQVETVPALDEANAAALIAGADLVVDATDNFDTRYLIADTCTAQGREWVWGAASGTSGLVSVFGPSLGLRDIFPDPADALSCAEAGVLGPVPAVVGHVMALEVLKVLGGVGEPLRGRLWTFDGLTAGVRTLGLRQEGAPSSAKL; translated from the coding sequence ATGACCCCGGACCCCCTCACCCGCGAGGAACTGCGCCGCTACTCGCGTCCCCTGCTGGTGCCCGAATGGCTGGAGGCGGGAGCGCAGGAACGCCTGAAGGCGGCCCGCGTGCTCGTCGTGGGCGCGGGGGGGCTGGGGGGGCCGGTGCTGCTCCACCTTGCCGGGTCGGGGGTGGGGCGTCTGGTGGTCTCGGACGGGGACACGGTGGACCTCAGCAACCTGCACCGCCAGACGCACTTTTGCAGTCACGACCTGGGACGCCCCAAGGCGCAGGCTGCCGCCGAGCGACTTCAGGCCCTCAACTCCTGGGTGCAGGTGGAGACCGTTCCCGCCCTGGACGAGGCCAATGCCGCCGCCCTGATCGCGGGGGCCGACCTCGTGGTGGACGCCACCGACAACTTCGATACGCGGTATCTCATCGCGGACACCTGCACGGCGCAGGGGCGCGAGTGGGTCTGGGGTGCGGCGAGCGGCACCTCGGGGCTGGTCAGCGTCTTTGGCCCTTCCCTGGGCCTGCGCGACATCTTCCCCGACCCGGCCGACGCCCTCTCCTGCGCGGAAGCGGGGGTTCTCGGTCCGGTGCCCGCCGTCGTTGGGCACGTCATGGCGCTCGAAGTGCTCAAGGTGCTGGGCGGAGTCGGCGAGCCGCTGCGGGGGCGCCTGTGGACCTTCGACGGCCTGACGGCGGGGGTGCGGACCCTGGGGCTGCGTCAGGAAGGGGCGCCGTCCTCTGCTAAACTGTGA
- a CDS encoding glycerol-3-phosphate acyltransferase → MSFLVLVLSYLLGSLVAGVLYSRARGEDIRDRDLPGGSGTFRQYGPRAALLVGVLDVLKGVAAGVLARALLPEATWVGTLGVVLGHCYPVFFRFRGGGGIAPLLGALAVVAPVTLGGTLLAALVLIPLYRATLQRRVGLNAVPVATALTLPLGLWLATRTGGLADLLAGGSVMALRAAHLLAGRGGRG, encoded by the coding sequence ATGTCGTTCCTCGTCCTCGTGCTGTCTTATCTGCTCGGCTCTTTGGTGGCCGGGGTGCTGTATTCGCGGGCGCGGGGGGAGGACATCCGGGACCGCGACTTGCCGGGCGGCAGCGGCACCTTCCGGCAGTACGGGCCACGGGCGGCCCTGCTCGTGGGCGTCCTCGACGTGCTCAAGGGGGTTGCCGCGGGCGTGCTCGCGCGGGCGCTGCTGCCGGAGGCGACCTGGGTGGGCACCCTCGGGGTGGTGCTGGGGCACTGCTATCCGGTCTTCTTCCGGTTTCGGGGTGGGGGCGGCATCGCGCCGCTGCTGGGAGCGCTCGCGGTGGTCGCGCCCGTGACCCTGGGTGGCACCCTGCTCGCCGCACTGGTTCTCATCCCGCTGTACCGGGCCACCCTGCAACGCCGGGTGGGGCTGAATGCCGTGCCGGTGGCGACGGCGCTCACCCTGCCGCTGGGCCTGTGGCTGGCGACCCGGACGGGGGGCCTGGCCGACCTGCTCGCCGGGGGCAGCGTGATGGCGCTGCGGGCCGCGCACCTGCTGGCCGGGCGGGGAGGGCGCGGGTGA
- a CDS encoding stalk domain-containing protein codes for MFSREGLARPLIPGRRRSSRTLLTTLLLGFAPLAWAQGAAQLTVTTDQTVAYVNGVAAPFPAAPRLIGGRTLVPLRETAALLGQPVAEVGGQLQVGRLNVDPARSAAFLAGAAQPSGSVVDVGGIVYVPVRLLADALNANLSVGADGRTLTLSALAQGVSPLAPQARFSTDKTTYAPGERVVYTEYAFDPDGADLTARRWSGRQEVFFQPGTYTVTLQVTNSRGLQSAPFSRTIRVEGQPVDTPLTYALRYAEPGDRFPDPQIRGYPLAPTQPTFRENHPLIFSNSPEVPTQSGVLYQDSVSGRVRLLGYHLNGLKTGARLHILARNLEASPVELRTERQGETAPTRIETLLGQVTLLDYFANTGGPTLTLPPGETVPVYASPTLTPGTGVNVMQDLVASGRVELTFLMLEEGLPATAQVAQQLPYLPHDGKHQRGTFENAVRGLRVNLTSLPARLVIGDGQVDPAITGVDKLTGQPQRLMGNYGVRYHLEVYGAGGTAVAFSPRGGLYRGAMHVQDGPLAQTIKLPRTGNAIEPDQPVLLWRTQSDRLDLDLVPASGSNLPVSLIFYRANGVGTGVGYGGLFKPYQP; via the coding sequence ATGTTTAGCCGAGAAGGTCTTGCCCGCCCCCTGATCCCAGGCCGCCGCCGAAGTTCGCGGACCCTCCTGACCACCCTGCTGCTGGGCTTCGCCCCACTGGCCTGGGCGCAGGGCGCGGCGCAGCTCACTGTGACCACCGACCAGACGGTCGCCTACGTCAATGGCGTGGCGGCCCCCTTTCCCGCCGCGCCCCGCTTGATCGGCGGGCGCACGCTGGTGCCCCTGCGCGAGACGGCGGCGCTGCTGGGCCAGCCCGTGGCCGAGGTGGGCGGGCAGCTTCAGGTGGGCCGCCTGAACGTGGACCCGGCGCGGTCGGCGGCGTTCCTGGCGGGGGCCGCGCAGCCCTCCGGCAGCGTGGTGGACGTGGGGGGCATCGTGTACGTGCCTGTGCGCCTGCTGGCCGACGCGCTGAACGCAAACCTCAGCGTGGGCGCCGACGGCCGGACCCTGACCCTGTCGGCGCTGGCGCAGGGGGTGAGTCCCCTGGCGCCGCAGGCCCGCTTCTCCACCGACAAGACGACCTACGCGCCCGGCGAGCGGGTGGTGTACACCGAGTACGCCTTCGACCCCGACGGCGCCGACCTCACCGCGCGGCGCTGGAGCGGGCGGCAGGAGGTGTTCTTCCAGCCCGGCACCTACACGGTCACCCTGCAAGTCACCAACAGCCGGGGCCTCCAGAGTGCGCCCTTCTCGCGGACCATCCGGGTGGAGGGGCAGCCTGTGGATACCCCACTGACCTACGCCCTGCGCTACGCCGAGCCGGGCGACCGCTTCCCGGACCCGCAGATTCGCGGCTACCCGCTGGCACCCACCCAGCCCACCTTCCGCGAGAACCACCCCCTGATCTTCAGCAACAGCCCCGAGGTGCCCACCCAGAGTGGTGTTCTGTACCAGGACAGCGTGTCCGGGCGGGTGCGGCTGCTGGGGTATCACCTCAACGGCCTGAAGACGGGAGCGCGGCTGCACATCCTGGCCCGCAACCTGGAGGCCAGCCCGGTGGAACTCCGCACCGAGCGCCAGGGCGAGACGGCGCCCACCCGCATCGAGACGTTGCTGGGGCAGGTCACGCTGCTGGACTACTTCGCCAACACGGGCGGCCCCACCCTGACCTTGCCGCCCGGCGAGACGGTGCCGGTGTACGCCAGCCCCACCCTGACCCCCGGCACCGGCGTGAACGTGATGCAGGACCTCGTGGCGTCGGGGCGGGTGGAGCTGACCTTCCTGATGCTGGAAGAGGGGCTGCCCGCCACCGCGCAGGTGGCCCAGCAGCTTCCCTACCTCCCGCACGACGGCAAGCACCAGCGCGGCACCTTCGAGAACGCGGTGCGCGGCCTGCGCGTGAACCTCACCAGCCTGCCCGCCCGGTTGGTCATCGGGGACGGACAGGTGGACCCCGCGATCACCGGGGTGGACAAGCTGACCGGGCAGCCCCAGCGCCTGATGGGAAACTACGGGGTGCGCTACCACCTGGAGGTCTACGGGGCGGGCGGTACGGCGGTGGCCTTTAGCCCGCGCGGCGGCCTCTACCGGGGCGCGATGCATGTACAGGACGGCCCCCTCGCCCAGACCATCAAGCTGCCGCGCACGGGCAACGCCATCGAACCCGACCAGCCCGTGCTGCTGTGGCGCACCCAGAGTGACCGCCTCGACCTCGACCTGGTGCCCGCGAGCGGGAGCAATCTGCCCGTCAGCCTGATCTTTTACAGGGCAAACGGGGTGGGAACGGGCGTGGGGTACGGGGGGCTGTTCAAGCCGTATCAGCCGTAG
- the ispD gene encoding 2-C-methyl-D-erythritol 4-phosphate cytidylyltransferase, whose protein sequence is MTGACLLAGRTAALIPAAGSGTRLGRGPKAFVDVAGVSLLVRSVAALAPLVDEVLVALPAGMDLPPGLPARAVEGGETRQESVARLLAATDADVVLVHDAARPFLPGAVVGALLEAVAETGAATAALPVADTLVRGEGGLWAGGVPREGLWGVQTPQAFRRELLLRAHADARAQGVAATDDAGLVARLGFPVRLVPGDAQLFKVTTPGDLALAEALARVWDAGGQ, encoded by the coding sequence GTGACGGGCGCCTGCCTCCTCGCGGGCCGCACCGCTGCCCTGATTCCCGCCGCCGGGTCGGGCACCCGGCTGGGGCGGGGGCCGAAGGCGTTCGTGGACGTCGCGGGCGTGAGCCTGCTGGTCCGCAGCGTGGCCGCGCTCGCGCCCCTGGTAGACGAGGTGCTGGTCGCGCTGCCCGCCGGAATGGACCTGCCCCCCGGCCTCCCTGCCCGTGCCGTCGAGGGCGGAGAGACGCGGCAGGAAAGCGTGGCCCGGCTCCTCGCCGCCACCGACGCGGACGTGGTCCTCGTTCACGACGCGGCGCGGCCCTTCCTGCCGGGGGCGGTGGTGGGGGCGCTGCTGGAGGCGGTGGCCGAGACGGGGGCGGCGACGGCAGCCCTGCCCGTCGCGGACACCCTGGTGCGTGGCGAGGGTGGGCTATGGGCCGGGGGTGTCCCCCGCGAGGGGCTGTGGGGGGTCCAGACCCCACAGGCGTTCCGGCGCGAGCTGCTGCTGCGGGCACACGCGGACGCGCGGGCACAGGGGGTCGCGGCCACCGACGACGCTGGGCTCGTCGCGCGGCTGGGTTTCCCCGTGCGGCTGGTGCCTGGCGACGCGCAGCTGTTCAAGGTGACGACGCCGGGCGACCTCGCCCTGGCCGAAGCGTTGGCCCGCGTATGGGATGCTGGGGGACAATGA
- a CDS encoding 4-(cytidine 5'-diphospho)-2-C-methyl-D-erythritol kinase, whose product MSAPVTTTYLAPAKVNLGLSVRGLRQGGYHDLHTVMVPLGVGDELEIAPAPELTLRVEGTAGLPADERNLVYRAARAYLDAAGAPGGAAITLHKTLPLASGLGGGSSDAATTLMALARLYPAGVRLPELALSLGADVPFFLLGQAALAEGVGEVLTPLPVPKVPLVLVNPGVEVSARDAYAWLDGEEEFTPELDVEGILTGLAGTGPVPYFNALQGPVAARHAPIREALEALTAAGLRAPLMSGSGATCFALAPNDDAAHAAAAVLRARHPGWWVAATRTL is encoded by the coding sequence ATGAGCGCCCCGGTCACGACGACTTACCTCGCCCCCGCCAAAGTCAACCTCGGCCTCAGCGTGCGCGGGCTGCGGCAGGGGGGCTACCACGACCTGCACACGGTGATGGTGCCGCTGGGGGTGGGGGACGAGCTGGAGATCGCGCCCGCGCCGGAGCTGACCCTGCGGGTGGAGGGGACCGCCGGGCTGCCCGCCGACGAGCGCAACCTCGTGTACCGGGCGGCGCGGGCCTATCTGGACGCCGCCGGAGCGCCGGGCGGCGCTGCGATCACCCTGCACAAGACGCTGCCCCTCGCCTCCGGGCTGGGGGGAGGCAGCAGCGACGCGGCGACCACCCTGATGGCGCTCGCGCGGCTCTACCCGGCGGGGGTGCGGCTGCCGGAGCTGGCCCTCTCGTTGGGGGCCGACGTGCCCTTCTTCCTGCTGGGCCAGGCCGCGCTCGCCGAGGGCGTGGGCGAGGTCCTCACACCGCTGCCGGTGCCGAAGGTTCCGCTGGTCCTCGTTAACCCCGGCGTGGAGGTCAGCGCCCGCGACGCCTACGCCTGGCTAGACGGGGAGGAGGAATTCACCCCGGAACTCGATGTGGAGGGCATCCTGACCGGGCTGGCGGGGACTGGGCCGGTGCCCTACTTCAACGCCCTGCAAGGCCCCGTCGCCGCCCGGCACGCCCCCATCCGCGAGGCGCTGGAGGCGCTGACGGCGGCGGGCCTCCGCGCTCCTCTCATGAGCGGCAGCGGCGCGACCTGCTTTGCCCTCGCCCCGAACGACGACGCGGCGCACGCGGCGGCAGCCGTTCTGCGGGCACGGCATCCGGGCTGGTGGGTGGCCGCAACGCGGACGCTGTAG